One Natrinema marinum genomic window carries:
- a CDS encoding ArsR/SmtB family transcription factor: protein MGLIDALGNGTRLAILRELSRKPMYVSELTEAVGMDGKTAVHHLSTLEEEGLVSHYRRGNRKYYELDAAIELQIAPPPERTFVLQADDLDESADG from the coding sequence ATGGGCCTCATCGACGCCCTGGGAAACGGAACGCGGCTGGCGATACTCAGGGAGCTCTCGCGGAAGCCGATGTACGTCTCGGAACTCACGGAGGCCGTCGGTATGGACGGCAAGACGGCCGTTCATCACCTCTCGACGCTCGAGGAGGAGGGACTGGTCAGCCACTACAGACGGGGCAACCGGAAGTACTACGAACTCGATGCCGCGATCGAGCTTCAGATCGCCCCGCCGCCGGAGCGTACGTTCGTGTTGCAGGCAGACGATCTCGACGAGTCGGCCGACGGCTAG
- a CDS encoding MOSC domain-containing protein: MAQLSRLRVYPIKGLDGIDRETATILEGGTLARDREFALFDGDGDVLNGKRTDRVHDLDTEFDPDTGDLTVETPDGERRRFDLEDDRASAADWFGEFFDADLSLERDTTLGFVDRREMGPSVISTATLETVASWFDDLTVEGARRRLRANVEVSGAEPFWEDRFVGADAPAFEIGDVRLEGVTPCGRCVVPQRDPETGEPTPEFRERFVTKREETFPEWADAEAFDHYYTVMLIARVADRDRGATLRVGDPVAVVEN; this comes from the coding sequence ATGGCACAACTCAGCCGACTCCGGGTGTACCCGATCAAGGGGCTCGACGGTATCGACCGCGAGACGGCCACGATACTCGAGGGCGGGACGCTCGCCCGGGACAGGGAGTTCGCCCTGTTCGACGGCGATGGCGACGTTCTGAACGGCAAACGGACCGACCGTGTCCACGACCTCGACACCGAGTTCGATCCCGACACCGGCGACCTGACGGTCGAGACGCCCGACGGCGAGCGTCGACGGTTCGATCTCGAGGACGATCGCGCGAGTGCCGCGGACTGGTTCGGCGAGTTCTTCGACGCGGACCTCTCGCTGGAGCGCGATACTACGCTCGGCTTCGTCGACAGACGCGAGATGGGACCGTCGGTGATCAGCACGGCGACGCTCGAGACGGTCGCCTCGTGGTTCGACGATCTGACCGTCGAAGGCGCGCGCCGACGGCTGCGGGCGAACGTCGAAGTGAGCGGCGCCGAGCCGTTCTGGGAGGACCGGTTCGTCGGCGCCGACGCGCCGGCGTTCGAGATCGGCGACGTTCGACTCGAGGGGGTGACGCCGTGTGGGCGCTGCGTCGTCCCCCAGCGTGATCCGGAGACCGGCGAGCCGACCCCCGAATTCCGGGAGCGGTTCGTGACGAAGCGCGAGGAGACCTTCCCCGAGTGGGCCGACGCCGAGGCGTTCGACCACTACTATACGGTCATGCTCATCGCGCGGGTCGCCGACCGCGATCGCGGAGCGACGCTTCGGGTCGGCGATCCGGTCGCGGTCGTCGAGAACTGA
- a CDS encoding DUF5795 family protein — MSENRVVQGRMVTAETLAELVEGDSVMEVDSIEEADKACPECGGNVLRVTYMPSVTELVTGWKCQDCDWSEADRD, encoded by the coding sequence GTGAGCGAGAACCGCGTCGTTCAGGGGCGAATGGTGACGGCCGAAACGCTCGCCGAGTTGGTCGAAGGCGACTCGGTGATGGAAGTCGACTCGATCGAGGAGGCCGACAAAGCGTGTCCGGAGTGTGGCGGCAACGTCCTGCGAGTGACCTACATGCCGTCGGTCACCGAGCTCGTCACCGGCTGGAAGTGCCAGGACTGCGACTGGAGCGAGGCCGACCGCGACTGA
- a CDS encoding HalOD1 output domain-containing protein, producing the protein MGQTLAVDTDEVSERIVTGVAALEGIDPMELPPLFEAVDPDALTAIFATTESGGLRSGSVRFTYADHRISVEFDENGEPVVTID; encoded by the coding sequence ATGGGACAGACCCTCGCGGTCGACACCGACGAGGTGTCAGAACGGATCGTTACTGGGGTAGCAGCGCTCGAGGGGATCGATCCGATGGAGTTACCACCGCTGTTCGAAGCGGTCGATCCCGACGCACTGACGGCGATCTTCGCGACGACGGAATCGGGTGGGCTCAGGAGCGGCAGCGTGAGGTTCACGTACGCCGATCATCGGATTTCCGTGGAGTTCGACGAGAACGGGGAGCCGGTCGTGACCATCGATTGA
- a CDS encoding ABC transporter substrate-binding protein has protein sequence MDVRTFPVLTDEDEGLVERLSVGLGENTARVLTYLLCRHGDPDLADAATRTAVHIGAGVSKNAAATALDDLVAADLIAETTAATAEPGRPPKAWHAVAPQSETVRRTYARHADRLIEQGEQAAAVLESDPPEADGRDSATELDRHSDERPGPEHVSVALNWRSNALHLPLFAARSAAESDVLLAFEEYDGSRAAATAVASADCDVGIAGAATLLRERARGRPIVPIAVCFQRSMVVLYTTRAAFGGPFDRLEQLDGRRVGIRTGTETGLLGRLLLEQAGIRESVDLVDVGGEEQAALQSGEVDAVTGMVPDPDRLELAEQRVEVVAVSDAYPAYGPALVTAEETLRRRRERVTAVLVAAMAGWANAVCATDAAASDFASETDDSPERIARTFEAAVDRFGGDAVRRRGWGWHSPDDWRNLRDALAQGGIVAD, from the coding sequence ATGGACGTACGGACGTTTCCGGTCCTGACCGACGAGGACGAGGGGCTCGTCGAGCGGCTGTCGGTCGGACTCGGCGAGAACACGGCCCGCGTCTTGACGTATCTGCTTTGTCGACACGGCGATCCCGACCTGGCCGACGCGGCCACGCGGACGGCGGTCCACATCGGCGCAGGGGTGAGCAAGAACGCGGCGGCGACGGCGCTGGACGACCTGGTCGCCGCGGACCTGATCGCCGAGACGACGGCGGCGACCGCCGAGCCCGGTCGACCGCCCAAAGCCTGGCACGCGGTCGCTCCCCAGTCCGAGACGGTCCGCCGAACGTACGCGCGCCACGCCGACCGCCTGATCGAGCAGGGCGAGCAAGCCGCGGCGGTCCTCGAGTCCGATCCGCCGGAAGCCGACGGCCGCGATTCGGCGACCGAACTCGACCGGCACAGCGACGAGCGGCCGGGTCCCGAGCACGTCTCCGTCGCGCTCAACTGGCGGTCGAACGCGCTCCACCTGCCGCTGTTCGCCGCGCGGTCGGCGGCCGAGAGCGACGTGTTGCTCGCGTTCGAGGAGTACGACGGCTCCCGCGCGGCCGCGACCGCCGTCGCGTCGGCGGACTGCGACGTCGGTATCGCCGGCGCGGCGACGCTCCTCCGAGAACGAGCGCGCGGGCGGCCGATCGTCCCGATCGCGGTCTGCTTCCAGCGGTCGATGGTCGTCCTCTACACGACGCGGGCGGCCTTCGGCGGCCCGTTCGACCGACTCGAGCAACTCGACGGCCGTCGCGTCGGGATTCGGACGGGCACCGAGACGGGCCTGCTCGGTCGACTCCTCCTCGAGCAGGCCGGGATCCGCGAGAGCGTCGACCTCGTCGACGTCGGCGGCGAAGAGCAGGCGGCGCTGCAGTCCGGTGAGGTCGACGCCGTGACCGGAATGGTCCCCGATCCGGATCGGCTCGAACTCGCCGAACAGCGGGTCGAGGTCGTCGCCGTTTCGGACGCGTACCCCGCGTACGGCCCGGCGCTGGTTACGGCCGAGGAGACGCTTCGACGGCGGCGCGAGCGCGTCACAGCGGTTCTCGTCGCCGCGATGGCGGGGTGGGCCAACGCGGTCTGCGCGACCGACGCGGCCGCGAGCGACTTCGCGAGCGAGACTGACGACTCCCCCGAGCGAATCGCACGGACGTTCGAGGCGGCGGTCGACCGATTCGGTGGCGACGCGGTCCGGCGACGCGGCTGGGGGTGGCACTCGCCGGACGACTGGCGGAACCTCCGCGACGCGCTCGCCCAGGGCGGGATCGTCGCCGACTGA
- a CDS encoding SMP-30/gluconolactonase/LRE family protein: MARERPSRRAFLGGVAAVGALAGTPAGVVGRQGDAAVKDLEIVTEFEPPALPENLAIDSQGTVYGSMGPAGQILAVDSQGNQSTVATIDTGEQGLLLGITVLDGVIYAANASGQPETHGIWRVELEGGDPERIAALSPEDSTPNGIMFDPTTADALLVSDHQAGAIWRVTTDGQAEVWVDDPLLDPNTEAQTPVGADGLAAHPDGDVYVDNLNAGSIMRVPVSDDGSAGQVEQLVQDQALVGADGMTIDQDGNIYVAVNAQNKISRVTSDGGIETVVSGSPLDFPADVHFGTTEETATRLYIANFAYGTFLQEPAAAEPSLARIDVGTRGYFPQSPGDGGEPSAGNETGDGGGTGGDG, encoded by the coding sequence ATGGCTCGCGAACGGCCGTCCAGACGCGCGTTCCTCGGCGGCGTCGCCGCGGTCGGTGCGCTCGCAGGGACTCCGGCCGGCGTCGTTGGGCGGCAAGGCGATGCAGCGGTGAAAGACCTCGAGATCGTGACCGAGTTCGAACCACCGGCGCTGCCCGAGAACCTCGCGATCGATAGTCAGGGAACGGTCTACGGAAGTATGGGACCGGCGGGACAGATCTTGGCCGTCGACTCCCAGGGGAACCAGTCGACCGTCGCGACGATCGACACGGGCGAACAGGGGCTCCTGCTCGGCATCACGGTCCTCGACGGGGTCATTTATGCCGCGAACGCGTCGGGCCAGCCCGAGACCCACGGTATCTGGCGCGTCGAGCTAGAGGGAGGTGATCCCGAACGGATCGCGGCGCTCTCGCCCGAGGATTCGACGCCGAACGGGATCATGTTCGACCCTACGACGGCGGACGCGTTGCTCGTCTCCGACCATCAGGCCGGTGCGATCTGGCGGGTGACGACGGACGGCCAGGCCGAGGTCTGGGTCGACGACCCGTTACTGGACCCGAACACGGAGGCACAGACGCCGGTCGGAGCGGACGGGCTGGCCGCGCATCCGGACGGCGACGTGTACGTCGACAACCTCAATGCGGGCTCGATCATGCGCGTCCCGGTCAGCGACGACGGGAGCGCCGGTCAGGTAGAACAACTCGTGCAGGACCAGGCGCTGGTCGGCGCGGACGGGATGACGATCGACCAGGACGGTAACATCTACGTCGCCGTCAACGCCCAGAACAAGATTTCCCGCGTGACGAGCGACGGGGGAATCGAGACGGTCGTCAGCGGATCGCCGCTCGATTTTCCCGCCGACGTTCACTTCGGGACGACCGAGGAGACGGCGACGAGACTCTACATCGCGAACTTCGCGTACGGTACCTTCCTTCAGGAGCCGGCGGCCGCGGAGCCGAGTCTCGCGCGGATAGACGTCGGCACACGCGGTTACTTCCCGCAGTCCCCAGGCGACGGTGGCGAACCGAGTGCCGGAAACGAGACCGGCGACGGCGGCGGAACCGGCGGCGACGGGTAA
- a CDS encoding amphi-Trp domain-containing protein, with protein sequence MGDRVNVPDDRTSDRRTITSGFFEQEVYLSSEETAAFLHDLADQLEGGSFTISASEWEIPFDYSDPVEVEIEFSQQRERELEIELEFTEPSGGDELSVREG encoded by the coding sequence ATGGGCGACCGCGTCAATGTTCCGGACGATCGGACCAGCGACCGGCGGACGATCACGAGCGGCTTCTTCGAACAGGAAGTCTACCTCTCGAGCGAGGAGACGGCGGCCTTCCTCCACGACCTCGCCGATCAGCTCGAGGGCGGGTCGTTCACGATCTCCGCTTCCGAGTGGGAGATCCCCTTCGACTACAGCGACCCCGTCGAGGTCGAGATCGAGTTTTCCCAGCAACGCGAACGGGAACTCGAGATCGAACTCGAGTTCACGGAGCCAAGCGGCGGCGACGAGCTGTCGGTCCGCGAGGGGTAG
- a CDS encoding helix-turn-helix transcriptional regulator: protein MSDWGRDAIETLEFVARSPCRIRILEMLRSGDRVSRDSLQDEVDVVRTTLQRNLEGLTEHGLIRERDRCYEITPAGSLAVTGVSTALERVGAADRLRPVLERLPADELEFDLERLLDATVVEATTANPYAPVDYHADSLTDIDHARLLLPATGADPLEASRSAIEAGATFELVATESVAEALRTEPPVADEFASIAVHEGVSLSVVDDEVAFYLGIIDEAVQIGVHDDGGLPTALLETSDERVREWAIDRFDAAKRRATPVGGDG from the coding sequence ATGAGTGATTGGGGACGTGACGCGATCGAGACCCTCGAGTTCGTGGCGCGGTCGCCGTGCCGGATACGGATTCTCGAGATGCTCCGGAGTGGGGACCGCGTCTCGCGGGACTCGTTACAGGACGAGGTCGACGTCGTTCGAACGACGCTACAACGAAACCTGGAGGGGCTGACCGAACACGGACTGATTCGCGAACGGGATCGCTGCTACGAGATCACGCCTGCGGGATCGCTCGCTGTTACCGGCGTGTCGACGGCGCTCGAACGAGTCGGCGCGGCCGACCGACTGCGGCCGGTCCTCGAGCGATTGCCCGCGGACGAACTCGAGTTTGACCTCGAGCGACTACTCGACGCGACGGTCGTCGAAGCCACGACGGCCAACCCGTACGCGCCGGTCGACTACCACGCGGACAGTCTCACGGACATTGACCACGCCAGGTTGCTGTTGCCGGCGACGGGGGCCGATCCGCTCGAGGCGTCTCGAAGCGCGATCGAAGCGGGAGCGACGTTCGAGCTGGTCGCCACCGAATCGGTCGCCGAGGCCCTGCGGACGGAACCGCCGGTCGCGGACGAGTTCGCGTCGATCGCCGTCCACGAGGGAGTCTCGCTGTCCGTCGTCGACGACGAGGTCGCCTTCTACCTGGGAATCATCGACGAGGCGGTCCAGATCGGCGTCCACGACGACGGCGGTCTGCCGACGGCGCTACTCGAGACGAGCGACGAACGGGTCAGGGAGTGGGCGATCGACCGGTTCGATGCGGCGAAGCGACGGGCAACGCCGGTCGGCGGCGACGGGTGA